TTTTGTGTATGTTTGATCCCACCTCGTGAAACATTTATTTCGTAATCAGAATTTGGATTTTCCGGAAGGATTGCTTCAAAAAGCCATTTATGATTTATGGTTTCTGCTTTGTAGGTTTTATCTTTAAAATTTATTGTAACTTCATCAGCTTCAGGCATCCATACCCTTATTACCCATTGTTCTTCATAAAAATGAGGACCTAATATTTTTAATGGATTATCATTGCAACAATTTTCTAGGTTGATAGCTTCTGATTTAATCCAGTCTGCTTGAATTGTCTCGATCATGACTGGTAGATATTAAGGATTAATAATATCAAATGATTTACCAAAAAAATAATTATTTACTAAAAAAAGGGGTCATTTTCATAAATGTTTTATTAAGGCCGAAACTTAGAGTAATAATTCTATGATTTGCTGAAGGCGCTCCAACATTTCCTTCCCCAAATCCAGGATTAACGCCAATAGCGGGATAAGCTGCTGCAGATATGGATAAGCGAAGCTTGCTTCCCTTAATCAAACAAATATTTGTTGGCTGCATTGTTATTTGATATTTGCATTCTTCACTTGTTTTGGAGTTTTTAACCCTTAAGAATCCTGTTGAAAATTGATTCACCTTCTCATTACCTTCTTCAACTAGAGATAAAGCAAGGCAGATATCGAAATTGGGCTGATCACTTCTTACTAGGATTTCTAATGTGGGAATTCCTCTTAAATATTGATCTTCTTCAAAAGAATTGGTTTGAAAAACACCTACATCCAAGCGTTTATCAATGATACTTCTATTAAACGTTCCTGGATTTGGACCTAGATGACCACCGTCAGATGGAGTAGGTCGCCATGGGTCACTCACAATTGTGAACCATCCTGATCCTTCTGAATTTAAGGTAAGATTTCCATCTTCAACCTCTACATTTGCTGTGCCATCGCTCTTGAGCCCAAAAATAAATTCAGGGTTAACTTTATTATTTAATTCTTCCCATTTATTTAATGAAATATTCCATATTTTTTTCTCGCTTTTTGAATTCTTAGAATTAAATCTTTCATCTGATTTTAAATGTTTATCAAAAAATTTTAATAAAGATTCTTGTGATCCCTCCCACCAATTTAGATGTGTCGCATTCCCAATAATAATCTCTGGGCTCCCACCAGCTTCTTTAGATTTTTTATAAAGATCAAAGGCACCTCTTAAATGTGGATCCCAAAGTCCTCCAATAATTAACATAGGTTGTTTAATCCATGTTGAAATTGGTTTAAATTCTTCAAATGGGCAATCACTATTAAAATTTTTAAGCCATTCCAAAACAAAGCTATTAGGATCATATTTTTTTAAAGTATCAATTCCTTCCCTTAAATAACTTTTATTTTCTAAAGCTGATCTTATCTTTCCCCACTCAAATATTTTTTTTTCTCTTTTCATTTTTAGTGCTGCTATTTGGAGTCCCCATGCAATATTGTTATTCCACCAAAATGCCCCTCCATCAGAACACCAATGATCTTTAATGTTGAACCCAGTCATTGCTGGAGATAAACAATCAGGAGGCGTTGAATATAATTCACCAGTTAGTTGAGTAAATCCTTGATATGAGAAACCATATAAGCCAAGTTTTCCATTACATTCTTCAAGAGACCTCACCCATTCGTGTGTTTCTGAAGTATCGCTAGCTTCTTGTTTGAAACCATTAAAAACTCCCTCAGAAGCACCCATGCCTCTTACATCCTGAATGATTACCATATATCCTTTGGAAGCCCACCATGAAGGATGAGAATAGGTTATTGTTGAAGCTATTTCCCTTCCATAAGGTTGTCTCATTAATAATGCGGGCCATGGCCCATCACCATTAGGCAACCAAATCCTTGATGTAAGTTTGATATTATCTCTAAGTACTAGAGACTTATCAAACCATCTTGAACCATACATTAATCTTTAGATTACATCTGGACAGTGCAGTCCGATAACGTAAATAGAGAAGATCTCAGCATTAACAGGAGTTAATTTGTTTTTTTTTGATACATAATCTATTGCTTTATCTGAACTAGCGGAAATACCTTTTGAATTAAAATCTCTAAACTTATTGCAAATATTAATAGCTTCACTCGGATTCTTTTTAACACTTTCTAATAAGTTTGACTGACTATAAACAGGGTATGAGGATTGAAAAAACAAAAAAAATAAAAATAAAAAAGATTTCATTATTAATAACTTTTTCTAAATTCTACATTAAAAAAAATTTTTAACAAAGATTTCAAATAGATTTTTGGACTTGATTAGCTCTCTTAATCCATTCTTTTAAAAGATTC
This sequence is a window from Prochlorococcus marinus XMU1419. Protein-coding genes within it:
- a CDS encoding CocE/NonD family hydrolase, whose translation is MYGSRWFDKSLVLRDNIKLTSRIWLPNGDGPWPALLMRQPYGREIASTITYSHPSWWASKGYMVIIQDVRGMGASEGVFNGFKQEASDTSETHEWVRSLEECNGKLGLYGFSYQGFTQLTGELYSTPPDCLSPAMTGFNIKDHWCSDGGAFWWNNNIAWGLQIAALKMKREKKIFEWGKIRSALENKSYLREGIDTLKKYDPNSFVLEWLKNFNSDCPFEEFKPISTWIKQPMLIIGGLWDPHLRGAFDLYKKSKEAGGSPEIIIGNATHLNWWEGSQESLLKFFDKHLKSDERFNSKNSKSEKKIWNISLNKWEELNNKVNPEFIFGLKSDGTANVEVEDGNLTLNSEGSGWFTIVSDPWRPTPSDGGHLGPNPGTFNRSIIDKRLDVGVFQTNSFEEDQYLRGIPTLEILVRSDQPNFDICLALSLVEEGNEKVNQFSTGFLRVKNSKTSEECKYQITMQPTNICLIKGSKLRLSISAAAYPAIGVNPGFGEGNVGAPSANHRIITLSFGLNKTFMKMTPFFSK